The Methanosphaera sp. WGK6 genomic interval CTGTAAATGCTTTACCACCTAGATCTGTAAGTTTTGCTGTTATTGTAACTTCTTTATTTACAAATCCTGTAATATCATTCATTGTTAATATAACTGGTAATATGTTAGGTGTGTTACTACTTATAGTAATACCAGTATGTTCTACTGCATTATTACCACTTATATCATAAGCTAGGATGTAGTTATTAGATACTGTGTTTGAAGTATTTTGTGCTACTGATACAACTGGTGTTTCACCATTATATGCATTTACTATAATATTATTGTATCTTATATTGTTTCCTGCTCCTTGTAATGTAATTGCAGTTACTGGGTTATCACTAGTTAGTGTTAAGTTGTTATAGTATAGGTATGATGTTGTTGTACCTACTTTTGTTGTTGTGTGAAGTATAGTTACATTATCTCCACTTACATTAATATTGTTGTATTGGAAACCATTATTGTATGAGAATATTGGACTTCCAATGATTGTTGCTACATTTTTACCAGTTTGTGTTACATTATTGTATTTGAAGTAGATGTTGCTTGTTTTAGCATCTATGAGTATTGATGTGTTTTCTGCATTTGCATTTATTGTGGAGTTAAGTATTTCCATTACTCCCTCTACACTTGTTGTTCTGTTACGTCCTGTGTAGTCTACTACTACAACATTTGTACCTGTTACATTTATTGCAGAATTGGATATTGATAGGTAGTTCATTGATGTGTTATTATTGTATTGTGCAGTTATTGCTGTTACATTATCCCCTGTAACTTTTATTGTTGAATTTACTACATATAGATTTACTTGTATATTACTTGTTAAATTAAGTGAAATTGCTTCTTTGTTTACATTATCTATATTAATTCCAATGAGATTACTTTCTTTTACTGTGTAAGTTCCAATTAATTTGAATGTTCCATTGTATATTGTGTAGTTTCCTGTGTTGATGAATTTAATTGCTTTTCCATTAAATATGAAGTCTACACCATAGAGATTGGATCCTAGTGCAAGTATGGATATGTTTTCATCACCAATATATACTCCATCTTCATTAAAGTATGTGGAGTATGTTTCATTTGTTACTACACCTATTTTTGGTATGTTTCTTTCTATTGTGTTTTCTGTACTTGTTTCATCTTGAATTATTGCTTCATTTCCTCCGAGAAGTCCATTGTTTGCATAGAATGTGTTGTTTATGATTGTGTTTTTTGATGAGTTTTCAAGTGATACTGCGTATGTTGAAGTTGTGTTTGCTGATATGTTCATGATTTTATTATCATTTGAGTTAATTAATACTATATCAGTATTGTTTGAGATGAATTTTGAATTTGTTGAGTTTATTAATGAATTTGTTGTGTTAATTAATTTTACTGCGGGACCATTTACTATTGTTATTACATTTCTATTGTTTACTGTTATATTATCACTGTTTTGTAGGATTATTCCTACTGTTGTAGGTTTTATTACATCATATGAATTGTTTAATGTTTCATTAGTTAATCCTGTGATGGTTATTGTGTTTGTTGCTATTATTGTGTCTTTTCCTACTATTGCTATACCTGTTGTGTGGTTACCATTACCTGTGAGTGTGTTACTTGTTATGTTTAATCCACTTATTGGACTTGTTGGGCTGCTACTGTATGCTTCAATAAGATATACGGAGTTTGCATTTGCTGTTACTTTGTTTGATATGAATTTATTACCAGATACATCTACTGTACCATATACACTTACTAGTAATCCATATGCATAGTTTGTTGCATTTATATTTATTGTGTTTGATTGTATTGTATTGCTTGTTGAAGTTCCATAGCCTATTTGAATACCTGCTGCATAGTTTTTAGAGTTCATGTTTATTGTGTTTGATTGTATTGTGTTAGCTGATGTGTTTTCTCCTATATTTATACCATAACCATATTCTGGAGAGTTTATTGTTATATTGTTATTTGTTACTTTATTGTTATTTGCAGTTGTTTTTGTGGATCCTTGTACTGTTATTGCTTCAATTGTACCATAACCCCATTGTGAGGTTGATGTTGTTGAGTTTACAATTATTGTATTGTTTACTATTGTATTATCATTGGATAATACTACTATTGCTGCAAGGTTTGCTATTGATGGATCTACCCCATATTTTATGTCTGATGCTGGTGCATTTGTTGTTATGTTTGTTGTTTGTACTGTGTTTGTATTACCTGTTATGTATATTTCCTGAGATATATTATTTGTAGTGTTACGATTTATTGATACATTAGCTACTATGTTTTTATTTGATTCAAGTATTATTGCATGGTCATTGGAATTACTATTATTAATAGTCATGTTTGTTATTTTTACAGATGCATTATTTGTTGCTTTTATTGTTGAATTAAGAAGTACTGCTTCTACTCCATTTACATTTATGATTATGTTGTTGAATGTGAAGTTTTTATTATTGAATGTTCCAAGTAAGTTTATTTTTGAATAATTACTTATTTTATTTAATAAAACTCCATTTTCATCAAAGAAGTTAGAGTATGTTTCATCAGTTATATTGTATTGTGAACCTGCTTCTGGTCTGTTGTTTTCTACTGTATTTCCACTGACGATGATTAATGTATCTTCTCCAGCTAGTGTTGGTGTTGTTAAGTAGTTACCTGTTACTATGTTGTTTGTTGTATCTATTTTTATTGTGTAATCAGATGTACTTTGAATTATATTATCTGATATGTTAAGACCAGTAGCTTTTGTTACTGTTACTGCTCCATTAATAGTGTTATTTGTAATATTTGATTCTTTTGCATTAGCATTATTTACAATTATACCACCAACAGTGTTGTTAGTCATGTTTACTAATCCTTGTACTGTTACATTTGCTGTGATAGTGTTACCTACAAATGTGGTGTTATTTGCTAATGTTGCTATTCTTGCTGTGTTATTTTCTACGTATGCATTTACTCCAACTGTAAATGGTCCATTATTTACTGTGTTATTAATGTATGTTGAATTTGGTAATGCTCCACTAAATCCACAACCATTGTTAAATGTGTTGTTGATAAATGTAACACTACCTGAGACACCTTGTCCCCATTGCATTGTAACTCCAACACCTGAATAATAGAATGTGTTATTTGCTACTGTATTGTTATATCCTGTTAAACCTAGACAGTAACAGATTCCAGCAACTGTTGTTGGACCATATACTTTATTGTTAGTTATATTGTTGTTTGAGTTTATTTTTGTACCTGTAGGTATTGCTATGTTAACATTGTATGTTGTAAGATACATGAGGTTTCCTACACTACCTTCTCCAATTATTGTACAATTATCGATAGTACAGTAATCAGCCCATGCTAGTACAAATGAACTACTTCCACCATTATTTCTTGTTCGAATATAACTGTTTTTGAGTGTTATGTATGTTGCATTATTTCTTATTGAAGTTTGACCTACTCCACTTCCTACTCTTTGATCTTCTACTACTGCAGATATATTATCTAATACTACGTGATTTGCACCACTTATCCATAATTGGGTGTTGTGTAGGTTTATTCCTGTTACATTAGAGTAGGAACCACCAGCTAATATTGAAAAGCTAGAACCGGGACTTTCTCCAAGTAAACTTCCTGCTGTTGTATTTAAGTCAATGTATGCATCATTAGTACTTGAAATTACATTTACAGGCTTGTTTATTACCATTGAAATATTTTCTGTTAATCCACTAATATTACCTTGAATATCAAGTGTATCCCCATCTTTTACTAAATCAGTTAGTGTCCAATTATTATTTTTATCAAAGTATTGAGTTACTGTTGAATTATTAATTATGTGTGTTTGAACATCATTTTTAATTGATTTAGTCTTTGTTATATCATTTGATGTTTTAGTTATTTCTTTTGTAGTTGACTCTACTGTATTAATATTACTGGAATCAGAAACAGCATTTGATACTGTAGCTGTACTTATATCAACAGTTGAATTAGTATCAGCCATATCAGCTGCATTTACTGCT includes:
- a CDS encoding Ig-like domain repeat protein; this encodes MSKNKTILFVMTLIVLIIGISAVNAADMADTNSTVDISTATVSNAVSDSSNINTVESTTKEITKTSNDITKTKSIKNDVQTHIINNSTVTQYFDKNNNWTLTDLVKDGDTLDIQGNISGLTENISMVINKPVNVISSTNDAYIDLNTTAGSLLGESPGSSFSILAGGSYSNVTGINLHNTQLWISGANHVVLDNISAVVEDQRVGSGVGQTSIRNNATYITLKNSYIRTRNNGGSSSFVLAWADYCTIDNCTIIGEGSVGNLMYLTTYNVNIAIPTGTKINSNNNITNNKVYGPTTVAGICYCLGLTGYNNTVANNTFYYSGVGVTMQWGQGVSGSVTFINNTFNNGCGFSGALPNSTYINNTVNNGPFTVGVNAYVENNTARIATLANNTTFVGNTITANVTVQGLVNMTNNTVGGIIVNNANAKESNITNNTINGAVTVTKATGLNISDNIIQSTSDYTIKIDTTNNIVTGNYLTTPTLAGEDTLIIVSGNTVENNRPEAGSQYNITDETYSNFFDENGVLLNKISNYSKINLLGTFNNKNFTFNNIIINVNGVEAVLLNSTIKATNNASVKITNMTINNSNSNDHAIILESNKNIVANVSINRNTTNNISQEIYITGNTNTVQTTNITTNAPASDIKYGVDPSIANLAAIVVLSNDNTIVNNTIIVNSTTSTSQWGYGTIEAITVQGSTKTTANNNKVTNNNITINSPEYGYGINIGENTSANTIQSNTINMNSKNYAAGIQIGYGTSTSNTIQSNTININATNYAYGLLVSVYGTVDVSGNKFISNKVTANANSVYLIEAYSSSPTSPISGLNITSNTLTGNGNHTTGIAIVGKDTIIATNTITITGLTNETLNNSYDVIKPTTVGIILQNSDNITVNNRNVITIVNGPAVKLINTTNSLINSTNSKFISNNTDIVLINSNDNKIMNISANTTSTYAVSLENSSKNTIINNTFYANNGLLGGNEAIIQDETSTENTIERNIPKIGVVTNETYSTYFNEDGVYIGDENISILALGSNLYGVDFIFNGKAIKFINTGNYTIYNGTFKLIGTYTVKESNLIGINIDNVNKEAISLNLTSNIQVNLYVVNSTIKVTGDNVTAITAQYNNNTSMNYLSISNSAINVTGTNVVVVDYTGRNRTTSVEGVMEILNSTINANAENTSILIDAKTSNIYFKYNNVTQTGKNVATIIGSPIFSYNNGFQYNNINVSGDNVTILHTTTKVGTTTSYLYYNNLTLTSDNPVTAITLQGAGNNIRYNNIIVNAYNGETPVVSVAQNTSNTVSNNYILAYDISGNNAVEHTGITISSNTPNILPVILTMNDITGFVNKEVTITAKLTDLGGKAFTEGEIIFTDAKGNIISTATVNDGIATYNYVSNHMEDTTITATYNGNSTYASKNTTAKLVITKLPTTIKVDPVTAHIGDIITLTATVTDSENNAITNGKVVFKVNGKTLRDAEGNVIYATVKGGKYVVENITVLSGWAKTSSVITAVYGGYGDLGSSRSNTTFTVTKREAKATVDSVTAKAGETVTFTVKLTDDITVTGGKVVFKLNGKTLRDNNGNVLYGTVTDGVAKVTYTLPAKMSAKTYTLTSVFSSGIYNRAEAKATLTVTK